In Salmo salar chromosome ssa15, Ssal_v3.1, whole genome shotgun sequence, one genomic interval encodes:
- the LOC106571578 gene encoding pre-mRNA-processing factor 39 isoform X1 yields the protein MEDTDLHLSDEPMTGMLDTDSPESGESPEMEGNGEDFLPDLPVLTHAAEWTMDQDPHNLTTVIHDSDSESDQSSPEVIEQHQIQQSDLGSVEQAVQHFQLASAELFQEEHEDSDEQSRSPQAEQQNQMEASSDESQDGHNTATEPLIQSEKLSDAVEQQQDRVQAQPPMVAEDGSPANMELEESKETEQGEPVEEPAVPTEPLIPSEYEKLAKGCEENPDDFNGWVYLLQYVEQENHLGVVRKAFDAFFLRYPYCYGYWKKLADTEKKHGNAQVAEEVYRRGVHAIPLSVDLWLHYLSFIKDNADPEDPETPSRIRAAYEHAVLAAGTDFRSDRLWETYINWETEQEKLANVTAIYDRILGIPTQLYSQHLQRFKEHVQNNNPKHFLSEEEFVQLRVELAKANAVTVNEEGEEATPVEPEGLPAGTEDLPDPAKRVTEIENMRHKVIESRQEVFNQNEQEVSKRWAFEEGIKRPYFHVKALEKTQLSNWKEYLDFEIENGTPERVVVLFERCLIACALYEDFWMKYAKYLECYSIEGVRHVYKKACTIHLSKKPNIHLLWAAFEEQQGNIEEARGILKSLEEVVPGLAMVRLRRVSLERRHGNLEEAEALLSEAMASGKNASETSFYAVKLARQLLKVQRSLTKARKVLLDTIDKDQTSPKLYLNLLELEYSGDVQQNEAEILACFDRALSSPLPLDCRLTFSQRKVEFLEDFGSDINKLVTAYDEHQKLLKEHESTKRKAENGSQEPESKRQRTDEHPGSGHMMQGDNSAYNYNWYQQQYNNWGQHSWGQYNQYAQQYNQYYPPPPT from the exons GATCCCCATAACCTCACCACGGTTATCCACGACTCGGACTCAGAGTCAGATCAGTCGTCACCAGAGGTAATAGAGCAGCACCAGATCCAGCagtctgatctaggatctgttgaACAGGCAGTGCAGCACTTCCAGCTAGCGAGCGCTGAACTCTTCCAAGAGGAGCATGAGGATTCAGATGAGCAGTCTCGTTCTCCACAGGCAGAACAACAGAACCAAATGGAGGCATCGTCAGACGAGAGTCAGGATGGGCACAACACAGCCACAGAGCCTCTGATACAGAGCGAGAAGTTGTCCGACGCTGTAGAACAGCAACAAGATCGAGTCCAAGCCCAGCCACCAATGGTTGCAGAAGATGGTAGCCCAGCTAACATGGAACTTGAAGAATCCAAAGAGACAGAGCAGGGGGAACCTGTTGAAGAACCAGCTGTCCCTACAGAGCCTCTTATCCCTTCTGAGTATGAGAAGCTGGCTAAAGGGTGTGAGGAGAACCCTGATGACTTCAATGGTTGGGTCTACCTGCTGCAGTATGTGGAGCAAGAG AATCATCTTGGTGTGGTGAGGAAGGCGTTTGATGCGTTTTTCTTGCGCTACCCCTACTGCTACGGCTACTGGAAGAAGTTAGCTGACACTGAGAAGAAACATGGCAATGCACAGGTGGCAGAGGAG GTGTACCGGCGGGGTGTGCATGCCATCCCCCTCAGTGTGGACCTGTGGCTCCACTACCTGTCCTTCATCAAGGACAACGCTGACCCTGAAGACCCAGAGACACCGTCACGCATTAGAGC TGCGTATGAGCATGCTGTGTTGGCAGCAGGGACAGACTTCCGCTCTGACCGTCTGTGGGAGACCTACATCAACTGGGAGACGGAGCAGGAGAAATTGGCCAACGTCACGGCCATCTACGATCGTATCCTGGGCATACCCACCCAGCTCTACTCACAGCACCTCCAGAG GTTCAAAGAGCATGTGCAgaacaacaaccccaaacacttCCTGTCAGAGGAGGAGTTTGTCCAGCTCAGGGTGGAGCTAGCCAAAGCCAATGCAGTCACCGTcaatgaggagggagaggaagcaaCACCCGTGGAGCCCGAGGGACTCCCAGCCGGCACCGAGGACCTCCCAGATCCTGCTAAG AGAGTGACGGAGATTGAGAACATGCGCCACAAGGTGATCGAGTCGCGCCAGGAGGTGTTCAACCAAAACGAGCAGGAGGTCAGCAAACGCTGGGCCTTCGAGGAAGGG ATAAAACGGCCCTACTTCCACGTTAAAGCCCTGGAGAAGACCCAGCTCAGCAACTGGAAGGAGTATCTGGACTTTGAGATCGAGAATGGCACTCCCGAACGCGTGGTCGTTTTGTTCGAACGCTGCCTCATCGCCTGTGCTCTCTACGAGGACTTCTGGATGAAG TACGCAAAATATCTAGAGTGCTACAGCATTGAGGGAGTGCGACATGTGTACAAGAAGGCGTGTACCATCCACCTATCCAAGAAGCCCAACATTCACCTGCTGTGGGCCGCGTTCGAGGAGCAGCAGG GGAACATAGAGGAGGCACGCGGCATCCTGAAGTCTCTGGAAGAGGTGGTACCGGGCCTGGCCATGGTGCGTCTGCGGCGGGTCAGCCTGGAACGTCGCCACGGCAATCTGGAGGAGGCAGAGGCCCTGTTGAGCGAGGCGATGGCATCGGGGAAGAATGCCAGCGAGACGTCGTTCTACGCCGTGAAGCTGGCCCGGCAGCTGCTGAAGGTGCAGAGGAGCCTCACCAAGGCCCGCAAGGTGCTGCTGGACACCATAGACAAGGACCAG ACGAGTCCTAAGCTGTACCTGAACCTGCTAGAGCTGGAGTACAGTGGGGACGTGCAGCAGAATGAGGCGGAAATCTTGGCCTGCTTCGACCGCGCCCTGAGCAGCCCGCTGCCCCTCGACTGCCGCCTCACCTTCTCTCAGCGCAAGGTCGAGTTCCTCGAGGACTTTGGCAGCGACATCAATAA GTTAGTGACTGCATACGATGAACACCAGAAGCTTCTGAAAGAACATGAGTCGACAAAGAGGAAAGCAGAGAATGG CTCCCAGGAGCCCGAGTCGAAGAGACAGCGTACAGACGAGCACCCAGGTTCAGGGCACATGATGCAGGGAGACAACTCTGCCTACAACTACAACTGGTACCAA CAACAGTACAATAACTGGGGCCAGCATTCCTGGGGACAGTACAACCAGTATGCCCAGCAGTATAACCAGTACTACCCCCCTCCACCCACATGA
- the LOC106571578 gene encoding pre-mRNA-processing factor 39 isoform X2, producing the protein MEDTDLHLSDEPMTGMLDTDSPESGESPEMEGNGEDFLPDLPVLTHAAEWTMDQDPHNLTTVIHDSDSESDQSSPEAEQQNQMEASSDESQDGHNTATEPLIQSEKLSDAVEQQQDRVQAQPPMVAEDGSPANMELEESKETEQGEPVEEPAVPTEPLIPSEYEKLAKGCEENPDDFNGWVYLLQYVEQENHLGVVRKAFDAFFLRYPYCYGYWKKLADTEKKHGNAQVAEEVYRRGVHAIPLSVDLWLHYLSFIKDNADPEDPETPSRIRAAYEHAVLAAGTDFRSDRLWETYINWETEQEKLANVTAIYDRILGIPTQLYSQHLQRFKEHVQNNNPKHFLSEEEFVQLRVELAKANAVTVNEEGEEATPVEPEGLPAGTEDLPDPAKRVTEIENMRHKVIESRQEVFNQNEQEVSKRWAFEEGIKRPYFHVKALEKTQLSNWKEYLDFEIENGTPERVVVLFERCLIACALYEDFWMKYAKYLECYSIEGVRHVYKKACTIHLSKKPNIHLLWAAFEEQQGNIEEARGILKSLEEVVPGLAMVRLRRVSLERRHGNLEEAEALLSEAMASGKNASETSFYAVKLARQLLKVQRSLTKARKVLLDTIDKDQTSPKLYLNLLELEYSGDVQQNEAEILACFDRALSSPLPLDCRLTFSQRKVEFLEDFGSDINKLVTAYDEHQKLLKEHESTKRKAENGSQEPESKRQRTDEHPGSGHMMQGDNSAYNYNWYQQQYNNWGQHSWGQYNQYAQQYNQYYPPPPT; encoded by the exons GATCCCCATAACCTCACCACGGTTATCCACGACTCGGACTCAGAGTCAGATCAGTCGTCACCAGAG GCAGAACAACAGAACCAAATGGAGGCATCGTCAGACGAGAGTCAGGATGGGCACAACACAGCCACAGAGCCTCTGATACAGAGCGAGAAGTTGTCCGACGCTGTAGAACAGCAACAAGATCGAGTCCAAGCCCAGCCACCAATGGTTGCAGAAGATGGTAGCCCAGCTAACATGGAACTTGAAGAATCCAAAGAGACAGAGCAGGGGGAACCTGTTGAAGAACCAGCTGTCCCTACAGAGCCTCTTATCCCTTCTGAGTATGAGAAGCTGGCTAAAGGGTGTGAGGAGAACCCTGATGACTTCAATGGTTGGGTCTACCTGCTGCAGTATGTGGAGCAAGAG AATCATCTTGGTGTGGTGAGGAAGGCGTTTGATGCGTTTTTCTTGCGCTACCCCTACTGCTACGGCTACTGGAAGAAGTTAGCTGACACTGAGAAGAAACATGGCAATGCACAGGTGGCAGAGGAG GTGTACCGGCGGGGTGTGCATGCCATCCCCCTCAGTGTGGACCTGTGGCTCCACTACCTGTCCTTCATCAAGGACAACGCTGACCCTGAAGACCCAGAGACACCGTCACGCATTAGAGC TGCGTATGAGCATGCTGTGTTGGCAGCAGGGACAGACTTCCGCTCTGACCGTCTGTGGGAGACCTACATCAACTGGGAGACGGAGCAGGAGAAATTGGCCAACGTCACGGCCATCTACGATCGTATCCTGGGCATACCCACCCAGCTCTACTCACAGCACCTCCAGAG GTTCAAAGAGCATGTGCAgaacaacaaccccaaacacttCCTGTCAGAGGAGGAGTTTGTCCAGCTCAGGGTGGAGCTAGCCAAAGCCAATGCAGTCACCGTcaatgaggagggagaggaagcaaCACCCGTGGAGCCCGAGGGACTCCCAGCCGGCACCGAGGACCTCCCAGATCCTGCTAAG AGAGTGACGGAGATTGAGAACATGCGCCACAAGGTGATCGAGTCGCGCCAGGAGGTGTTCAACCAAAACGAGCAGGAGGTCAGCAAACGCTGGGCCTTCGAGGAAGGG ATAAAACGGCCCTACTTCCACGTTAAAGCCCTGGAGAAGACCCAGCTCAGCAACTGGAAGGAGTATCTGGACTTTGAGATCGAGAATGGCACTCCCGAACGCGTGGTCGTTTTGTTCGAACGCTGCCTCATCGCCTGTGCTCTCTACGAGGACTTCTGGATGAAG TACGCAAAATATCTAGAGTGCTACAGCATTGAGGGAGTGCGACATGTGTACAAGAAGGCGTGTACCATCCACCTATCCAAGAAGCCCAACATTCACCTGCTGTGGGCCGCGTTCGAGGAGCAGCAGG GGAACATAGAGGAGGCACGCGGCATCCTGAAGTCTCTGGAAGAGGTGGTACCGGGCCTGGCCATGGTGCGTCTGCGGCGGGTCAGCCTGGAACGTCGCCACGGCAATCTGGAGGAGGCAGAGGCCCTGTTGAGCGAGGCGATGGCATCGGGGAAGAATGCCAGCGAGACGTCGTTCTACGCCGTGAAGCTGGCCCGGCAGCTGCTGAAGGTGCAGAGGAGCCTCACCAAGGCCCGCAAGGTGCTGCTGGACACCATAGACAAGGACCAG ACGAGTCCTAAGCTGTACCTGAACCTGCTAGAGCTGGAGTACAGTGGGGACGTGCAGCAGAATGAGGCGGAAATCTTGGCCTGCTTCGACCGCGCCCTGAGCAGCCCGCTGCCCCTCGACTGCCGCCTCACCTTCTCTCAGCGCAAGGTCGAGTTCCTCGAGGACTTTGGCAGCGACATCAATAA GTTAGTGACTGCATACGATGAACACCAGAAGCTTCTGAAAGAACATGAGTCGACAAAGAGGAAAGCAGAGAATGG CTCCCAGGAGCCCGAGTCGAAGAGACAGCGTACAGACGAGCACCCAGGTTCAGGGCACATGATGCAGGGAGACAACTCTGCCTACAACTACAACTGGTACCAA CAACAGTACAATAACTGGGGCCAGCATTCCTGGGGACAGTACAACCAGTATGCCCAGCAGTATAACCAGTACTACCCCCCTCCACCCACATGA